GACGGCCCTCTTCCAGTCATCAAACGGGACGAGAAAGAAAGTCCCATTCGTGGGGATCGAGGAACCGGGAGCGGTCCTCCACCCCACGGCTACGCACGTAATCAGAGACGGTCTCGTCATTGCGTCGAAGACGAACCAGGTCGCAGTAACCAATGACAGTCCGGACTTACTGGACGACAAAGGGATTCTAGATGAGAGTATTCTTGTCATTGTAAACAGGAGCGGTGAAACCAGGATTGCTCTCCTAAATCAAGCAGGACAATCTGCCATAAGGGGCCACGTACACACAGCTGGTGAGTTGCT
This genomic stretch from Candidatus Eisenbacteria bacterium harbors:
- a CDS encoding AAA family ATPase, whose protein sequence is MKRDGSNLASVLSVMAKENREGFNRVIAFLSKVVPGIQDIEVKHVGRKETIEFRQLVGNSKDAWRFVAENMSDGTLRALGVLTALFQSSNGTRKKVPFVGIEEPGAVLHPTATHVIRDGLVIASKTNQVAVTNDSPDLLDDKGILDESILVIVNRSGETRIALLNQAGQSAIRGHVHTAGELLRLNQIEPDEVL